The segment AGACCACGTGCATGGCGTGGATGAAGGCGTCCTTGGCCGGGTCGACCAGGCCGGGCAGGTGCATCTTCTCGGCCGCCCCGAGGGTCGACTCGATCGACTCGCCGGCCCGCTCGCGGTACTGCGGCGGGACGGCCGCCAGGTGGTCCTCCATGCCGTTGCGGTAGATCGTCGACAGCAGCGCGCCGAGCACCGCGATGCCGAGCGAGCCGCCGACCTGGCGGAAGGTGTTGTTCAGCGCGGAGCCCGCGCCGGCCTTCTCGCGCGGCAGCGCGCCCATGATGGCGACCGTCACCGGCGGCATCACGTGCGCCATGCCGGCGCCCATCACGAAGCCGAGCACGACCAGGATCCAGATCGGGCTGGTCGCGGTCAGGAAGGCGTAGCCGAGGAAGCCGACGGTGACCAGCAGCATGCCGCCGGCGCAGGTCGCCCGGACGCCGAAGCGGTCGACCACGAACCGGGCCCGGGGCGCGAAGAACAGCTGGGCGAGGGCCAGCGGCAGCATCAGCTCGCCGGCCTCCAGGGCGCTGTAGCCGCGGACGCTCTGGGTGTAGAAGACGCCGAAGAAGGAGACGCCCATCAGCGCGAAGAACACGATGCCGACCACGCCGATCGAGGCGGAGAACACCTTGTTCCGGAACCAGGTGACGTCCAGCGCCGGGTACCGGGTGCGCCGTTCGAACAGGACGAAGCCGACCAGGGCCAGCACGCCGACCAGGGTCGGGACCCAGGCCGCGGGGGCGGTGAAGTCGGCCAGTTCGCCGCCCTTGATGATGCCGTAGATCAGCGCCACCAGGCCGACGATGGAGAGCAGCACGCCGACCGGGTCGAGCCGGCCGGGGTCGGGGTCCTTGGAGTCCGGGACCAGCCAGCCCATCACGCCGAGCGCCACGACCACGATCGGGACGTTCACCAGGAAGACCGAGCCCCACCAGAAGTGCTCGATCAGCAGGCCGCCGGTGATCGGGCCGATCGCGATGGCCAGGCCGACCGCGCCGGCCCAGATGCCGATCGCCTTGGGCTGCTCGTGCCGCTCGAAGACGTTCATGATGATGGCCAGCGTGGCGGGCATCACGAAGGCGCCGCCGAGGCCCATCACCGCGCGGTAGGTGATCAGTTCGCCGGGGCCGCCGGCGAACGCCGAGAGCAGCGAGCCGAGGCCGAAGACCACCATGCCGGCCAGCAGCACCCACTTGCGGCCGAAGCGGTCGCCGAGCAGGCCGGCGGTGAACAGCAGGCCGGCGAAGACCAGGGTGTACGAGTTGATCGCCCACTCCAGGTCGCTCTGGCTCGCGCCGAGGCCCACCGGGGCGGGGGTGGCGATGGTCTTCATCGCCACGTTGAGGATCGAGTTGTCGAGGACGACGACGAGCAGGGAGAGCACCAGGGTGCCCAGGATCCACCAGCGTCGGCGGTGCACGGCTTCCGGCACCCGGAGGGCCTGTGGAGCGGGGGTCGGCGAGGTCATGCGGACAGCCTAGACAGCTTTTCAATACGAGACGGTCTCGTATCGCTGATTCGCGGGCAAGGGAGGGTAAAGCTTTCCTCAAGGGACCCCGCCGCCCGCCGCCCGACACGGACGGGACTCCCGACTCTTTGCGCACGGCCCGGGGCGTGCAAGCATGGAGCCAGATCCGGGGACGCCGCACGGCGCCACGAGACGACACACACCAGGAGTCTGTTCGATGAACGCCTCTCCGCTCCAGCCTGCCCAGACGCAGGACGCACCCGTCGGCACCAGCCTCTACGGCGGCGTCACCAACCGCCGGGTGACCGTCCGGGACCTCGCCAAGGCCAAGCGCACCGGCGAGCGCTGGGCGATGCTCACCGCCTACGACGCCCTCACCGCCGGGGTCTTCGACGAGGCCGGCATCCCCGTCCTGCTGGTCGGCGACTCCGCGGGCAACTGCCACCTCGGCTACGAGACCACCGTGCCGGTGACCATGGACCAGATGGTGATGCTCTCCGCCGCCGTCGTCCGCGGCACCCAGCGCGCGCTGGTCGTCGCCGACCTGCCGTTCGGCTCCTACCAGGAGTCCCCCGCGCAGGCCATGCACAACGCCGCCCGGCTGATGAAGGAGGCCGGCGTGCAGGCCGTCAAGCTGGAGGGCGGCGAGCGCAGCGCCCGCACCATCGAGCTGCTGGTCGACGCCGGCATCCCGGTGATGGCCCACATCGGCCTCACCCCGCAGTCCGTACACGCCTTCGGCGGCTACCCCGTCCAGGGCCGCGGCGACGAGGCCGCCCACCAACTGCTCCGCGACGCGAAGGCCGTCCAGCAGGCCGGCGCCTTCGCCGTCGTCCTGGAGGCCGTCCCCGCCGACCTCGCCGCCCAGGTCACCGAGCACTCCGCGATCCCCACCGTCGGCATCGGCGGCGGCAACGGCACCGACGCCCAGGTGCTGGTCTGGACCGACTTCGCCGGCATGACGGCCGGCCGCGTCCCCAAGTTCGTCAAGCAGTACGCCGACCTCCGCGGGACCCTCGCCCGGGCCGCCGCCGAGTTCGCCGCCGACGTCCGCGAGGGCACCTTCCCCGGCCCGGAGCACAGCTTCAGCTGAGCCCCGCGAACACCCCGTCAGCCCGCTGTCAGCCGCCCCGGACCCCCGGAGCCAGCCTGACAGCGGGCTGACAGCCGGGTGACAGCCGCCCCCGGCACGGTGTTCCCATGACACGAATCGAGCGGAACGCCGTGGAGGTCCACGGCATCGTGAAGCACTACGGGGAGACGAAGGCCCTGGACGGGGTCGACCTGACGGTGCGCGAGGGGACGGTGCTGGGCCTGCTCGGGCCGAACGGCGCCGGGAAGACCACCCTGGTGCGGGTGCTGTCGACGCTGATCAAGCCGGACGCGGGCACGGCGTTCGTCGGCGGGTACGACGTGCTGCGGCAGCCCCGGCAGCTGCGCCGCACCATCGGCCTGACCGGCCAGTACGCCTCGGTGGACGAGCTGCTGTCGGGCTACGAGAACCTGTACCTGATCGGCCGGTTGCTGGACCTCTCCGGCAGGCAGGCCAAGGCCCGGGCCGCCGAACTGCTGGAGCGCTTCTCGCTGACCGAGGCGGCCGGGCGGCCCGCCAAGGGCTACTCCGGCGGCATGCGCCGCCGGCTGGACCTCGCCGCGTCGATGATCGGCCGCCCGAAGGT is part of the Kitasatospora setae KM-6054 genome and harbors:
- the panB gene encoding 3-methyl-2-oxobutanoate hydroxymethyltransferase, translated to MNASPLQPAQTQDAPVGTSLYGGVTNRRVTVRDLAKAKRTGERWAMLTAYDALTAGVFDEAGIPVLLVGDSAGNCHLGYETTVPVTMDQMVMLSAAVVRGTQRALVVADLPFGSYQESPAQAMHNAARLMKEAGVQAVKLEGGERSARTIELLVDAGIPVMAHIGLTPQSVHAFGGYPVQGRGDEAAHQLLRDAKAVQQAGAFAVVLEAVPADLAAQVTEHSAIPTVGIGGGNGTDAQVLVWTDFAGMTAGRVPKFVKQYADLRGTLARAAAEFAADVREGTFPGPEHSFS
- a CDS encoding MFS transporter; the protein is MTSPTPAPQALRVPEAVHRRRWWILGTLVLSLLVVVLDNSILNVAMKTIATPAPVGLGASQSDLEWAINSYTLVFAGLLFTAGLLGDRFGRKWVLLAGMVVFGLGSLLSAFAGGPGELITYRAVMGLGGAFVMPATLAIIMNVFERHEQPKAIGIWAGAVGLAIAIGPITGGLLIEHFWWGSVFLVNVPIVVVALGVMGWLVPDSKDPDPGRLDPVGVLLSIVGLVALIYGIIKGGELADFTAPAAWVPTLVGVLALVGFVLFERRTRYPALDVTWFRNKVFSASIGVVGIVFFALMGVSFFGVFYTQSVRGYSALEAGELMLPLALAQLFFAPRARFVVDRFGVRATCAGGMLLVTVGFLGYAFLTATSPIWILVVLGFVMGAGMAHVMPPVTVAIMGALPREKAGAGSALNNTFRQVGGSLGIAVLGALLSTIYRNGMEDHLAAVPPQYRERAGESIESTLGAAEKMHLPGLVDPAKDAFIHAMHVVSGVSAAVTVLGALLALLLLPGRRPAAGTPAADGPQDRTETGPSAAKV